A genome region from Plasmodium vinckei vinckei genome assembly, chromosome: PVVCY_07 includes the following:
- a CDS encoding 2-oxoglutarate dehydrogenase E1 component, putative — MKKILCQNNLMQKSRKNGNTIKRCIHTSSVLYNEGFNPSMASYLESAYRLWKNDRNTLDKSWDQYFTNICNGMPNQGLLDETSRIIYQNSDREYGERHNNLRITYVNEEMIEKGKTGNIYDIARVAQLIRWYQKNGHLYAQTNPLPLPNIVPYTSIHNGNNNEKKMTYKNFGFTEEDLKKEFSFDLPSITGFSSYGNKTCTLECLINKLEETYCQTIGFEYMHISDENIVNYIRKRIENDRTYHFSNNEKKEILEFTARAFIFENYMAAKFATTKRFGVDGCETLITGMKKLVKRACKLNIDSVLMGMSHRGRLNVLFNVLHKPLEQMMSEFRGKTGFSDNIWGNTGDVKYHLGVEIDHYDEESNRYIHLGIVENSSHLESVNPILMGQTRAQQYYCNDKEKKKVLPIIIHGDASIAGQGIAYETFQMSKLPSYSVGGTIHIVVNNQIGFTTYPVDARSGKYCTDIGKCIDIPIIHVNADDPEAVTYVFDLALDIRNKFNIDTIIDLVGYRKYGHNELDMPKFTNPLLYDVIARHKSVLDIYSKKLIDENVITLKEFEENKKKIYDYYEQVYEQSKNFEPKPMSKKYLPQWEHMVNPQNFSPSRKTGVEKDILINLGKQIFTIKKNFNPHPIIAKLFKSRITSLETGDNIDFGTAELLAYATLLSDGFHARISGQDSQRGTFSHRHAILHDQTTYEEYNIFDSLKTPHTIEVNNSLLSEYACLGYEIGYSYEHPDALVVWEAQFGDFANGAQVMIDNYIASGETKWNKQSGIVMLLPHGYDGQGPEHSSARIERFLQLCDDREDIANYSVDKDKKIIQQHNMQVINCTKPSNLFHALRRQMHRAFRKPLVVITPKKMLKMRMAFDNINNFLTSTEFLPYLAEEFEHKLKPKEEIKRIILCSGQVYYDLLNYRDTNNIQNIAIARIEQLSPFPFKSFMNDLKNYPNLRDVIWVQEEHMNMGPWFYVSRRIEAAIKQLKNDIPSWNIEIPEVNYSGRDVYAAQSAGDLNLHLYQLDEFLVDAFDLNKKYHMHAQKYINSP; from the exons ATGAAAAAGATATTATGCCAAAACAACTTAATGCAAAAAAGtagaaaaaatggaaatactATAAAGAGATGTATACATACAAGTAGTGTATTATACAACGAAGGATTTAACCCAAGTATGGCTTCATACTTAGAAAGTGCTTATCGTCTATGGAAAAATGATCG AAATACATTAGACAAATCATGGGACCAATATTTCACGAATATATGTAATGGAATGCCCAATCAAGGTTTACTAGATGAAACAAGTAGAATAATATACCAAAATAGTGATAGAGAATATGGTGAACGACATAATAATCTTCGAATTACATATGTAAATGAAGAAATGAtagaaaaaggaaaaacaggaaatatatatgacatAGCTAGAGTTGCACAGCTAATTAGATGgtatcaaaaaaatggtCATTTATATGCACAAACAAATCCATTACCTTTACCAAATATAGTACCATATACAAGTATTCataatggaaataataatgaaaaaaaaatgacttataaaaattttggaTTTACTGAAgaagatttaaaaaaagaattttcatttgattTGCCATCAATTACAGGATTTTCTAGttatggaaataaaacatGCACACTTGAatgtttaataaataaattagaaGAAACATATTGTCAAACAATAGGATTtgaatatatgcatatatcagatgaaaatattgtaaattatataagaaaaagaatAGAAAATGATAGAACATACCATTTtagtaataatgaaaaaaaagaaatattagaATTTACTGCACGagcatttatatttgaaaattatatggcTGCAAAATTTGCTACAACAAAAAGATTTGGTGTGGATGGATGTGAAACATTAATAACAGGTATGAAGAAGTTAGTCAAAAGAGCatgtaaattaaatattgatAGTGTATTGATGGGTATGTCTCATAGGGGTAGACtaaatgtattatttaatgtatTACATAAACCTTTAGAACAAATGATGTCTGAATTTCGAGGAAAAACTGGATTTAGTGATAATATATGGGGTAATACTGGTGATGTAAAATATCATTTAGGTGTTGAAATTGATCATTATGATGAAGAGAGTAATAGATATATACATCTAGGTATTGTTGAGAATTCTTCACATTTAGAATCTGTTAATCCCATTTTAATGGGGCAAACTAGAGCCCAACAATATTATTGTaatgataaagaaaaaaaaaaggtgtTACCTATAATTATACATGGTGATGCATCTATAGCTGGACAAGGAATTGCATATGAAACATTTCAAATGTCTAAATTACCAAGTTATAGTGTTGGTGGTACTATACATATAGTCGTAAATAATCAAATTGGGTTCACAACATATCCAGTAGATGCAAGATCAGGAAAATATTGTACTGATATAGGAAAATGTATAGATATCCCAATTATACATGTAAATGCAGATGACCCAGAAGCAGTAACATATGTATTCGATCTAGCATTAGatataagaaataaatttaatattgatACAATTATTGATTTAGTAGGATATCGAAAATATGGTCATAATGAATTAGATATGCCTAAATTTACAAAcccattattatatgatgTAATAGCTAGACATAAATCTGTTCTTGATAtttatagtaaaaaattaatagatgaaaatgtaataacattaaaagaatttgaagaaaataaaaaaaaaatatatgactATTATGAACAAGTATATGAACAATCAAAAAATTTCGAACCCAAACCTAtgagtaaaaaatatcttcCACAATGGGAGCATATGGTTAATCCTCAAAATTTTTCTCCATCTAGAAAAACTGGAGTTGAAAaagatattttaataaatttagggaaacaaatatttactataaaaaaaaattttaatccTCATCCAATTATtgcaaaattatttaaaagtcGTATAACAAGTTTAGAAACAGGAGATAATATTGATTTTGGAACTGCAGAATTATTAGCATATGCAACATTACTTTCTGATGGTTTTCATGCTCGTATATCTGGTCAAGATTCACAAAGGGGAACCTTTTCCCATAGGCATGCAATATTACATGACCAAACTACTTATGAAgaatataacatatttgATTCTTTAAAAACTCCCCATACAATAGAAGttaataattcattattgTCAGAATATGCTTGTTTGGGATATGAAATTGGTTATAGTTATGAACACCCAGATGCACTAGTTGTTTGGGAAGCACAATTTGGTGACTTTGCAAATGGTGCACAAGTTATGATAGATAATTATATTGCATCTGGTGAAACAAAATGGAATAAACAATCAGGAATTGTTATGTTGTTACCCCATGGATATGATGGACAAGGACCTGAGCATTCATCCGCTCGTATTGAAAgatttttacaattatgTGACGATAGGGAAGATATTGCTAACTATTCAGTagataaagataaaaaaataatacagcAACATAATATGCAAGTTATAAATTGTACTAAACcttcaaatttatttcatgCATTAAGGAGACAAATGCATAGAGCATTTCGTAAACCACTTGTTGTTATAACTcccaaaaaaatgttaaaaatgAGAATGGcatttgataatataaataattttttaacttcAACTGAATTTTTACCATATTTGGCAGAAGAATTTGAACATAAATTAAAACcaaaagaagaaataaaaagaattattttatgttcaGGACAAGTTTATTATGATTTGTTAAATTATAGagatacaaataatatacaaaatattgcTATAGCTAGAATTGAACAATTATCACCATTTCCATTTAAAAGTTTTATGAACGACCTAAAAAATTATCCTAATTTAAGAGATGTTATATGGGTACAAGAAGAACATATGAATATGGGCCCATGGTTTTATGTTTCAAGGCGTATTGAAGCAGCTATtaaacaattaaaaaatgatattccATCATGGAATATAGAAATACCTGAGGTTAATTATTCAGGTCGAGATGTTTATGCTGCTCAATCAGCTGGAGATTTAAATTTGCATTTGTATCAATTAGATGAATTTTTAGTCGATGCCTTTGATTTAAATAAGAAATATCACATGCACGCTCAGAAATATATCAACTCAccataa